The Microbulbifer sp. YPW1 genome contains a region encoding:
- the nqrM gene encoding (Na+)-NQR maturation NqrM, translating into MTIYILAFIIMLLVVAGMALGAIVQNKPLKGSCGGLNKIGMKKDCDICGGDDDECEKEQERQRQAALASAAAPSDLAYDATSKQNKQS; encoded by the coding sequence GTGACTATTTATATTTTGGCGTTCATTATTATGCTGCTGGTCGTGGCCGGCATGGCCCTCGGCGCCATCGTGCAGAACAAGCCCCTCAAGGGCTCCTGTGGTGGCCTGAACAAGATCGGTATGAAAAAAGACTGCGATATCTGCGGTGGTGATGACGACGAATGCGAAAAAGAGCAGGAGCGTCAGCGCCAGGCCGCACTGGCCAGTGCGGCAGCGCCATCCGATCTTGCCTACGACGCGACCAGCAAGCAGAACAAGCAGTCTTGA
- the nqrF gene encoding NADH:ubiquinone reductase (Na(+)-transporting) subunit F translates to MELTSIYFGVGMFTVIVIALVAIILVARSRLVNTGDVNIVVNGEKTLTVPAGGKLLQTLAANNLFLASACGGGGSCAQCVCVVEEGGGDMLPTEAAHFTPREAKEGKRLSCQVAVKQDMKIEVPEEVFGVKQWECTVESNPNVATFIKELTLKLPEGENVDFRAGGYVQLEAPPHHVKFSDFDIEEEYRGDWEHFGFFKLESKVTEPVVRAYSMANYPEEKGVVKFNIRIATPPPRTEGIPPGQMSSYVFNLKPGDKMRVYGPFGEFFAKDTDNEMVFIGGGAGMAPMRSHIFDQLKRLHSTRKISFWYGARSLREMFYEDDYNGLQEEFDNFKWHIALSDPQPEDNWEGYTGFIHNVVYENYLKDHPAPEDCEYYMCGPPMMNAAVINMLKDLGVEDENILLDDFGG, encoded by the coding sequence ATGGAATTAACATCGATTTATTTTGGCGTCGGCATGTTCACCGTGATCGTGATCGCGCTGGTGGCCATTATTCTGGTTGCCCGCTCACGTCTGGTGAACACCGGTGACGTCAACATCGTGGTTAACGGTGAGAAAACCCTCACCGTGCCGGCGGGTGGCAAACTGCTGCAGACCCTGGCGGCCAATAACCTGTTCCTCGCCTCCGCCTGTGGTGGCGGCGGCTCCTGTGCGCAGTGTGTGTGTGTCGTTGAAGAGGGTGGTGGCGACATGCTGCCGACCGAAGCAGCGCACTTCACTCCGCGTGAAGCCAAAGAAGGCAAGCGTCTTTCCTGTCAGGTTGCTGTAAAGCAGGACATGAAAATCGAAGTGCCGGAAGAGGTGTTCGGTGTGAAGCAGTGGGAATGCACTGTGGAATCCAACCCCAACGTGGCCACCTTCATTAAAGAGCTGACCCTGAAGCTGCCGGAAGGCGAGAACGTCGACTTCCGTGCGGGCGGTTACGTCCAGCTGGAAGCGCCGCCCCACCATGTGAAATTCTCCGATTTCGATATCGAAGAAGAGTACCGCGGTGACTGGGAGCACTTTGGCTTCTTCAAGCTGGAGTCCAAGGTAACCGAGCCGGTGGTTCGCGCCTACTCCATGGCGAACTACCCGGAAGAGAAGGGTGTTGTTAAGTTCAACATCCGTATCGCGACCCCGCCGCCGCGTACCGAAGGTATTCCGCCGGGCCAGATGTCTTCCTACGTCTTCAACCTGAAGCCGGGCGACAAGATGCGCGTATACGGTCCCTTCGGTGAGTTCTTCGCCAAGGACACCGATAACGAGATGGTCTTCATCGGTGGTGGTGCCGGTATGGCGCCGATGCGTTCGCACATCTTCGACCAGCTCAAGCGTCTGCACTCTACGCGCAAGATCAGCTTCTGGTACGGCGCTCGCTCACTGCGCGAGATGTTCTACGAGGACGACTACAACGGTCTGCAGGAAGAGTTCGACAACTTCAAGTGGCACATCGCACTGTCGGATCCGCAGCCGGAAGACAACTGGGAAGGCTACACAGGCTTCATCCACAACGTGGTGTACGAGAACTATCTGAAGGACCACCCGGCTCCGGAAGACTGTGAGTACTACATGTGTGGGCCGCCCATGATGAACGCGGCGGTGATCAATATGCTGAAAGACCTGGGCGTAGAGGATGAAAACATCCTGCTCGACGACTTCGGTGGCTGA
- a CDS encoding thioesterase family protein has protein sequence MSEPSPAEFRTMVEGIFSDIPFVREIGLRLQEFDLEQQTLSAALELKPQLIGNHFQNILHGGVIATALDTVGGLTAMVAAYHRMGGAIEWEEKIQRLIRLGTVDMRVDYLKPGRGQRFECDGKILRVGNKLVVTRMELHNESEELIATGTATFLY, from the coding sequence ATGAGTGAGCCGTCCCCCGCGGAATTCCGCACGATGGTGGAGGGGATATTTTCCGATATCCCCTTTGTCCGGGAAATTGGCCTGCGATTGCAGGAGTTCGACCTCGAGCAGCAGACGCTTTCCGCGGCGCTCGAGTTGAAGCCGCAGCTGATCGGCAACCACTTCCAGAATATTCTGCATGGCGGCGTGATCGCCACGGCGCTGGATACGGTGGGCGGTCTGACAGCAATGGTGGCGGCATACCATCGTATGGGTGGCGCTATCGAGTGGGAGGAGAAAATCCAGCGGCTGATTCGCCTGGGCACCGTGGATATGCGGGTGGATTACCTGAAGCCGGGGCGCGGTCAGCGCTTTGAGTGTGACGGCAAGATTTTGCGTGTAGGCAACAAGCTGGTGGTCACGCGGATGGAGTTACATAACGAGAGCGAAGAGTTGATCGCTACCGGTACCGCTACTTTCTTGTATTGA
- a CDS encoding alpha/beta-hydrolase family protein, whose translation MQWRRFFSTAGLLVGTLFFALSLTPSLIPREGMVQGVISGVSMAAGYGIGVLLVWLWRYFELPSVGAQATRVLRWLAAGVCIFLALGFLWQATHWQNSVRALMGLEEVSGVRPITIALFTALVFLLFLGLGKLFKRLFGFVSGKLAHRVPRRIAGILGLFAAFGLFWAAINDVLLTAALHRVDGIYQRLDAGIEPSMKAPTDPLKAGSSASLISWKDMGHQGRRYLALGPTAKDIAEITGSAKDPIRVYAGLNAADTPEERARLALEELKRVGGFERSVLILITPTGTGWVDPGAINSVEYLFGGDIASVAAQYSYLPSPIALMTEDAYGRESAEALFRAVYGHWSAMPRDTRPDLYLFGLSLGALNSDRSFDFYDIIDDPFHGALWTGPPFRSDTWREVTAKRDEGSPAWLPEFQGGAVVRFGNHFGGYDKGQRSWGRFRLAYLQHGSDPIVFFDPAAVWRRPAWMQQPRAQDVSPDLQWYPVVTMLQLAMDMHAGIAPMGFGHSYAPADYVRAWHRLTEVEGWDERKLKQLNEKLLKWNPK comes from the coding sequence ATGCAATGGCGACGCTTCTTCTCCACAGCGGGCCTGCTGGTCGGCACTCTCTTCTTTGCGCTCTCCCTGACACCCTCGCTGATTCCGCGCGAGGGCATGGTGCAGGGTGTGATTTCCGGTGTCTCCATGGCGGCGGGCTACGGTATCGGCGTGCTGCTGGTGTGGCTGTGGCGTTACTTTGAGCTTCCTTCTGTGGGCGCGCAAGCCACCCGTGTTTTGCGCTGGCTGGCCGCTGGCGTGTGTATCTTTCTCGCGCTGGGATTCCTGTGGCAGGCCACGCATTGGCAGAATTCGGTGCGCGCGCTGATGGGGCTGGAGGAAGTCTCCGGGGTGCGGCCGATTACCATTGCCTTGTTCACCGCACTGGTATTCCTGCTGTTCCTTGGTCTCGGCAAGCTGTTCAAGCGCCTGTTCGGGTTTGTATCCGGCAAGCTGGCGCATCGCGTGCCGCGGCGGATCGCCGGAATCCTCGGGCTTTTCGCCGCCTTCGGACTGTTCTGGGCGGCGATCAACGACGTGCTGCTGACCGCTGCACTGCATCGGGTGGATGGTATCTACCAGCGGCTCGACGCCGGAATCGAGCCCAGTATGAAAGCCCCCACGGATCCCCTTAAGGCCGGCAGCTCTGCTTCGCTGATTTCCTGGAAGGATATGGGGCACCAGGGGCGGCGCTATCTGGCGCTCGGGCCAACCGCCAAGGATATTGCCGAAATTACCGGGAGCGCCAAGGATCCCATCCGGGTATACGCCGGGCTCAACGCCGCAGATACACCCGAGGAGCGCGCGCGGCTCGCGCTGGAAGAGCTCAAGCGGGTAGGGGGCTTTGAGCGCTCGGTGCTGATCCTGATCACGCCCACAGGTACCGGATGGGTGGACCCCGGAGCCATCAACTCCGTGGAATACCTGTTCGGCGGGGATATCGCCAGCGTGGCAGCGCAGTACTCATACCTGCCGAGCCCGATCGCGCTGATGACTGAGGACGCCTACGGGCGGGAGTCCGCGGAGGCGCTGTTCCGGGCTGTCTACGGGCACTGGAGCGCAATGCCCCGTGATACGCGGCCAGACCTGTACCTGTTCGGGCTCAGCCTGGGTGCGCTCAATTCCGATCGTTCATTTGATTTCTACGACATCATCGACGACCCGTTTCACGGTGCCTTGTGGACCGGCCCACCGTTTCGCAGCGATACCTGGCGCGAGGTAACCGCCAAGCGCGACGAGGGCTCGCCGGCCTGGTTGCCCGAGTTTCAGGGCGGCGCCGTGGTCCGCTTTGGCAACCACTTTGGCGGCTATGACAAGGGGCAGCGGTCCTGGGGCAGATTCCGCCTTGCATACCTGCAACACGGCAGTGATCCCATCGTGTTCTTCGATCCCGCCGCAGTCTGGCGTAGGCCGGCCTGGATGCAGCAACCGCGGGCGCAGGATGTGTCGCCGGATCTGCAGTGGTACCCGGTGGTAACCATGTTGCAGCTGGCAATGGATATGCACGCCGGCATTGCCCCAATGGGCTTCGGGCACAGTTACGCGCCGGCGGATTATGTGCGGGCCTGGCACCGTCTTACCGAAGTCGAGGGTTGGGATGAGCGCAAGCTGAAGCAGCTGAATGAAAAGTTGCTCAAATGGAATCCGAAATGA
- a CDS encoding Na(+)-translocating NADH-quinone reductase subunit C: MANKDSVKGTLIVALVLCIVCSVVVSTAAVMLKPTQEANAQLDMKKNVLLAGGLIDPDQTNRKAIEEAFGNVTIKYVDLSTGKFTDEAPAGGTGRAAAKIASASEKLPADQDTAKIIRRENTKEVYLVEENGEMQRIILPVRGYGLWGQLYGFLALEKDLNTVAGLGFYEHKETPGLGGEVDNPRWKAQWEGKEVYGADGDVELSVIKGSVDANTPNAEHKVDGLSGATLTSKGVDNLINFWLGSQGYGPFLKNLKAGEA; encoded by the coding sequence GTGGCTAATAAAGATTCTGTAAAAGGTACGCTGATTGTTGCGCTGGTGCTGTGTATCGTCTGCTCCGTGGTGGTTTCCACCGCAGCGGTGATGCTGAAGCCCACGCAGGAAGCGAATGCCCAGCTGGACATGAAGAAAAACGTCCTGCTGGCGGGTGGCCTGATCGATCCGGATCAGACCAACCGCAAGGCCATCGAGGAAGCGTTTGGCAACGTAACGATCAAGTACGTTGACCTGAGCACCGGCAAATTCACCGACGAAGCACCGGCCGGTGGCACTGGTCGCGCCGCGGCCAAGATCGCCAGCGCCAGTGAAAAACTGCCTGCCGATCAGGACACCGCCAAGATCATCCGCCGTGAGAACACCAAAGAGGTGTACCTGGTAGAAGAGAATGGCGAGATGCAGCGCATCATCCTGCCGGTTCGCGGCTACGGCCTGTGGGGCCAGCTGTATGGCTTCCTCGCTCTGGAAAAGGACCTCAACACCGTTGCGGGCCTGGGTTTCTACGAGCACAAGGAAACTCCCGGGCTGGGTGGTGAAGTCGACAACCCGCGCTGGAAAGCGCAGTGGGAAGGCAAGGAAGTTTACGGCGCTGATGGCGACGTTGAACTTTCTGTGATCAAGGGCAGTGTTGACGCCAATACACCCAATGCTGAGCACAAGGTAGACGGCCTGTCCGGTGCCACTCTGACCAGCAAGGGCGTCGACAACCTGATCAACTTCTGGCTGGGTAGCCAGGGTTACGGTCCCTTCCTGAAAAACCTGAAAGCAGGGGAGGCGTGA
- a CDS encoding NADH:ubiquinone reductase (Na(+)-transporting) subunit D: MKLKDTLLEPIFNNNPIALQILGICSALAVTSSLQVTLVMCVALTTVVAFSNTAVSLIRKQIPNSIRIIVQMTVIASLVILVDQVLKAYAYSTSKQLSVFVGLIITNCIVMGRAEAFAMKNGPKDSFFDGIGNGLGYSVILIGLAVVRELFGAGKLLGIEILQTVNNGGWYVPNGMLLLPPSAFFLIGLFIWAIRTWKPAQVEEDEFKITSNSKVPLAQQEA, translated from the coding sequence ATGAAACTGAAAGACACTCTGCTGGAGCCGATTTTCAACAATAACCCCATCGCGTTGCAGATCCTCGGCATCTGTTCCGCGCTGGCGGTGACCAGCTCACTGCAAGTGACGCTGGTAATGTGTGTGGCACTGACAACCGTGGTGGCGTTTTCCAACACCGCGGTGTCCCTGATCCGCAAGCAGATTCCAAACAGCATCCGGATCATCGTGCAGATGACCGTGATTGCCTCTTTGGTAATTCTGGTTGACCAGGTGCTGAAGGCGTATGCCTACAGCACATCCAAGCAGCTCTCCGTATTCGTTGGTCTGATCATCACCAACTGTATCGTGATGGGCCGCGCGGAAGCGTTTGCCATGAAGAACGGTCCCAAGGACAGCTTCTTCGACGGTATTGGTAACGGTCTGGGTTACAGTGTCATCCTGATTGGCCTCGCGGTCGTTCGTGAACTCTTCGGCGCTGGCAAACTGTTGGGCATCGAAATCCTGCAAACCGTGAACAACGGTGGCTGGTATGTACCCAACGGTATGCTGCTGCTGCCGCCGAGCGCATTCTTCCTGATCGGTCTGTTCATCTGGGCGATCCGTACCTGGAAGCCGGCGCAGGTGGAAGAGGACGAGTTCAAGATTACGTCCAACTCTAAAGTGCCGCTGGCGCAACAGGAGGCCTGA
- a CDS encoding FAD:protein FMN transferase encodes MSLALVLVGSLTACTPEKQNWKLTGPTMGTSYHITVVDVPTGIVQAELQAAIDAELDAVNQEMSTYIPDSELMRFNGAPVGEAVAVSPHLAEVVGRALEIYRHSDGAFDVTVGPLVNLWGFGPKPEPETIPGDAEIAALLEVIGSDALVLEEGNLTRTRPVQIDLSAIAKGHGVDRVADLLASRGIANYLVEVGGELRTAGVNPTGQPWRIGVERPSAGQVVQKPIAVSGKAVATSGDYRNYYERDGKRYAHTIDPRTGRPVEHRLASVTVIADTCAEADGYATALNVIGAEEALKLAEKQQLAVFLLVKTDSGFEERASSAFQPYLESQGR; translated from the coding sequence TTGAGTCTGGCACTGGTGCTGGTTGGCAGTCTGACTGCCTGTACACCGGAAAAGCAGAATTGGAAACTGACCGGCCCCACCATGGGGACCTCCTACCACATCACCGTGGTGGATGTGCCCACCGGCATTGTGCAGGCAGAATTGCAGGCAGCCATCGATGCCGAGCTGGACGCGGTGAATCAGGAGATGTCCACCTACATCCCGGATTCCGAGTTGATGCGATTCAACGGCGCTCCGGTCGGCGAGGCAGTCGCGGTTTCCCCGCATCTTGCCGAAGTAGTGGGGCGTGCCCTGGAGATTTACCGGCACAGCGACGGCGCATTTGATGTCACCGTGGGTCCGCTGGTAAATCTGTGGGGATTTGGCCCCAAGCCAGAGCCGGAAACCATCCCGGGGGACGCCGAAATTGCGGCGCTGCTCGAGGTAATTGGTTCCGATGCACTGGTCCTAGAGGAGGGGAACCTCACCCGGACCCGCCCGGTGCAGATTGATCTGTCTGCCATTGCCAAGGGGCATGGTGTGGATCGCGTTGCGGATTTGCTGGCATCCCGCGGCATTGCCAATTACCTGGTGGAAGTCGGCGGCGAGCTGCGTACAGCGGGGGTAAACCCCACGGGGCAGCCCTGGCGTATTGGCGTCGAGCGCCCCTCGGCTGGCCAGGTCGTGCAGAAGCCGATTGCGGTCAGTGGCAAAGCGGTGGCGACGTCTGGCGATTACCGCAACTACTACGAGCGCGATGGCAAACGCTACGCACATACCATCGATCCGCGCACCGGGCGACCGGTGGAGCACCGCCTGGCCTCGGTCACCGTGATTGCCGATACCTGTGCCGAAGCCGATGGCTACGCCACGGCGCTCAATGTGATCGGTGCCGAAGAAGCGTTAAAATTGGCAGAGAAGCAGCAATTGGCGGTGTTTCTGCTGGTAAAAACCGATTCTGGGTTTGAAGAGCGCGCCAGTAGCGCTTTCCAGCCTTATCTTGAAAGTCAGGGGAGGTAA
- the nqrE gene encoding NADH:ubiquinone reductase (Na(+)-transporting) subunit E: MEHFISLIIRAVFVENMALAFFLGMCTFLAVSKKVEAAVGLGVAVIVVLTITVPVNNLIYTYLLKDGALAWAGYPDVDLSFLGLLSYIGVIAALVQILEMFLDKYVPALYNALGVFLPLITVNCAIMGASLFMVEREYNFGESVAYGFGAGLGWALAIAALAGIREKLKYSDVPNGLKGLGITFITVGLMSLGFMSFGGIDI, encoded by the coding sequence ATGGAACATTTTATTTCTCTGATCATCCGCGCCGTTTTCGTAGAAAACATGGCACTGGCCTTCTTCCTCGGGATGTGTACCTTCCTCGCGGTATCCAAGAAGGTCGAAGCGGCGGTTGGCCTCGGTGTTGCGGTAATCGTAGTACTGACCATCACCGTTCCGGTTAACAACCTGATTTACACCTACCTGCTGAAAGACGGCGCGCTGGCCTGGGCCGGCTACCCGGACGTGGACCTGAGCTTCCTCGGCCTGCTGTCTTACATCGGCGTGATCGCGGCACTGGTACAGATCCTGGAGATGTTCCTGGATAAATATGTACCGGCGCTCTACAACGCCCTGGGTGTATTCCTGCCCCTGATTACCGTGAACTGCGCCATCATGGGTGCGTCTCTGTTCATGGTGGAGCGCGAATACAATTTTGGTGAATCTGTTGCTTATGGCTTCGGCGCCGGTCTCGGCTGGGCTCTGGCGATTGCCGCTCTGGCGGGTATTCGTGAAAAGCTCAAGTACAGTGACGTGCCGAACGGCCTGAAAGGCCTGGGCATCACCTTCATCACCGTTGGTCTCATGTCGCTGGGCTTCATGTCCTTCGGCGGCATCGATATCTAA
- a CDS encoding NADH:ubiquinone reductase (Na(+)-transporting) subunit B, whose translation MLRKFLDSIEPHFHKGGKYEKFYALYEALDTGLFQPADRTKTTAHVRDGIDLKRIMITVWACAMLAAFFGMWNIGYQSNSIIANMGTTEFEGWRHAIIGALTSYNAASIWDNLVYGAMYFLPIYLCTFIVGGIWEVLFAAVRGHEVNEGFFVTSILFALSCPPDLPLWMVGMGISFGVVIGKEVFGGTGKNFLNPALTGRAFLYFAYPASMSGDAVWTAVDGYTGATALSVLASEGVQNGVINAASGPLTWWDAFFGNMHGSIGETSTFVILIAGVILMGMKIASWRIVAGTMLGMMATSLMFNMVGSETNAFFNVPWYWHLVVGGFAFGLIFMTTDPVSAAMTNTGRWWYGILIGVMTVLIRVVNPAFPEGIMLAILFANLFAPLFDHFVVQSHIKRRLARG comes from the coding sequence ATGTTGCGTAAATTCTTAGACTCCATCGAGCCGCACTTTCACAAGGGCGGCAAGTATGAAAAGTTCTACGCGCTTTACGAAGCCTTAGATACCGGCCTGTTCCAGCCTGCCGATCGCACAAAAACCACTGCGCATGTACGCGACGGTATCGACCTGAAGCGCATCATGATCACCGTTTGGGCCTGTGCCATGCTGGCGGCCTTCTTCGGTATGTGGAACATCGGTTACCAGTCCAACTCGATCATTGCCAACATGGGCACCACCGAGTTTGAAGGCTGGCGCCACGCGATCATCGGCGCGCTGACCAGCTACAACGCGGCGAGCATCTGGGACAACCTCGTATACGGGGCAATGTACTTCCTGCCAATTTACCTCTGCACCTTTATCGTGGGCGGTATCTGGGAAGTGTTGTTTGCCGCGGTGCGCGGTCACGAGGTGAACGAAGGCTTCTTCGTAACCTCCATCCTGTTTGCCCTGAGCTGTCCGCCGGACCTGCCGCTGTGGATGGTAGGTATGGGCATCAGCTTCGGTGTGGTGATCGGTAAGGAAGTCTTCGGTGGTACCGGTAAAAACTTCCTCAACCCTGCACTGACCGGGCGTGCGTTCCTGTACTTTGCCTACCCGGCCTCCATGTCTGGTGACGCTGTGTGGACTGCGGTCGACGGCTACACCGGTGCCACCGCACTGTCTGTGCTGGCGAGCGAAGGTGTTCAGAATGGCGTGATCAACGCCGCCTCCGGTCCGCTGACTTGGTGGGATGCCTTCTTCGGCAACATGCACGGCTCCATCGGTGAAACCTCCACCTTTGTGATCCTGATTGCCGGTGTCATCCTGATGGGCATGAAGATCGCCAGCTGGCGCATCGTTGCCGGCACCATGCTGGGCATGATGGCGACCTCGCTCATGTTCAACATGGTCGGCTCCGAGACCAACGCATTCTTCAATGTGCCCTGGTACTGGCACCTGGTGGTTGGCGGTTTCGCATTCGGTCTGATCTTCATGACCACCGATCCGGTATCTGCCGCCATGACCAACACCGGTCGCTGGTGGTACGGCATCCTCATCGGGGTGATGACCGTTCTTATCCGTGTCGTGAACCCGGCCTTCCCGGAAGGCATCATGCTGGCGATCCTGTTCGCCAACCTGTTCGCGCCGCTGTTTGACCACTTTGTGGTGCAGTCTCATATCAAACGGAGGTTGGCACGTGGCTAA
- the sthA gene encoding Si-specific NAD(P)(+) transhydrogenase — protein MADSKYDLVVIGSGPAGEAAAMSAAKKGLRAAVIERSASVGGNCTHKGTIPSKALRHSVKQLMRYNTHSVFRALGEPRRLTFPQVMQTVNKVISYQVEMHTSFYARNRVDLIVGEAAFRDANSVEVQLADGAKEIITAEKFIVATGSRPYRPADVDFDHPRVYDSDTILDMEHTPQAIIIYGAGVIGCEYASIFAALGMKVDLINSRNHLLEFLDDEISDALSYHLRDMGVTVRHREEYAKVIGTDRGVTMEMQSGKRISADALLWCNGRSGNTGSLGLENIGLEANHRGQLAVDDHYCTAVENVFAVGDVIGWPSLASASYDQGRAVAAAIVGRGHRVIEDAPTGIYTLPEISSVGKTETELTNAKVPYEVGRALFKHTARAQISGERVGMLKILFHIETREILGIHCFGAEAAEIVHIGQAIMKQPAPNNSIDFFVNTTFNYPTMAEAYRSAALDGLNRITRL, from the coding sequence ATGGCAGATTCCAAGTACGATCTGGTAGTAATTGGTTCCGGTCCGGCGGGGGAAGCCGCAGCCATGAGCGCAGCCAAAAAGGGCTTGCGCGCCGCGGTTATCGAGCGCAGTGCATCCGTGGGCGGCAACTGCACCCACAAGGGGACCATCCCTTCCAAGGCGTTGCGTCACTCCGTAAAACAGTTGATGCGCTACAACACCCACAGCGTATTCCGTGCGCTGGGCGAACCGCGCCGGCTGACCTTCCCGCAGGTTATGCAGACGGTCAACAAGGTCATTTCCTATCAGGTGGAAATGCATACCAGTTTCTACGCGCGCAACCGTGTAGACCTGATTGTGGGTGAAGCGGCATTCCGCGATGCCAACAGCGTCGAGGTGCAGCTGGCGGACGGAGCCAAGGAAATCATCACCGCGGAAAAATTCATCGTAGCGACCGGCTCGCGCCCGTATCGTCCGGCGGACGTGGACTTTGATCATCCGCGCGTTTATGACAGCGATACCATTCTGGATATGGAGCATACGCCCCAGGCCATCATCATTTATGGTGCGGGTGTAATTGGCTGTGAATATGCTTCCATTTTCGCCGCGCTCGGCATGAAAGTGGACCTGATCAACAGCCGCAATCACTTGCTGGAATTCCTCGACGACGAAATCTCCGATGCGCTGAGCTATCACCTGCGGGATATGGGCGTTACCGTCCGTCACCGCGAGGAATACGCGAAAGTAATCGGCACCGATCGCGGCGTGACCATGGAAATGCAATCGGGCAAGCGGATTTCTGCCGATGCGTTGCTGTGGTGTAACGGTCGTTCCGGTAATACCGGCTCCCTGGGGCTGGAAAATATCGGCCTCGAAGCCAACCACCGCGGCCAGCTCGCGGTGGATGATCATTACTGCACTGCGGTGGAAAATGTTTTCGCCGTGGGCGATGTGATCGGTTGGCCGAGCCTCGCCAGCGCGTCTTACGACCAGGGCAGGGCGGTGGCAGCCGCTATCGTCGGCCGTGGCCACCGGGTGATCGAAGATGCCCCTACCGGTATTTACACGCTGCCGGAAATTTCGTCCGTGGGTAAAACCGAAACCGAACTGACCAACGCCAAGGTGCCTTACGAAGTGGGCCGCGCGCTGTTCAAGCACACCGCGCGCGCGCAGATTTCCGGCGAGCGTGTGGGCATGCTGAAGATACTGTTCCACATCGAAACCCGCGAGATTCTCGGCATTCACTGCTTCGGTGCAGAAGCGGCGGAGATCGTGCATATCGGCCAGGCAATCATGAAACAGCCCGCGCCGAACAATTCCATCGATTTCTTCGTGAACACCACTTTCAACTATCCGACCATGGCGGAAGCCTACCGCAGTGCGGCGCTGGACGGACTTAATCGGATTACCCGGTTATGA
- a CDS encoding lipoprotein-releasing ABC transporter permease subunit codes for MIKPVPLYIGLRYVAARRRQQFISFINGFSLLGMALGVLALIVVTSVMNGFDRELKTRILSVVPHGFVINDDGLSDWQTAAQAVREQPHVVAASPFVRGFALVGANNQSHGVEFQGVDPVALREVSAVGEHMLMGSLDALASRSYNIVLGRILARQLGVIPGDSVILTLPEVTITPAGIFPRTKRFTVAGVFSVGAQVDQNMALMHLDDAARLLRMPGKVQGLQLKFDDMNNALGRVEGYAASLGEGFEGEDWSHSQGSLFQAVKMEKTVVTLMLMIIVAVAAFNIVSALVLMVADKRSDIAVLRTLGLTSRQIMAVFVVQGSAIGIIGALIGGLLGTLIALNLTDLVSWIESVVGAQIFDPRVFFVSFLPSEFRTGDAVMVLSAAVIMSLLATLFPAWRAAQIEPAEALRYE; via the coding sequence ATGATAAAACCAGTTCCCCTCTATATCGGCCTGCGCTACGTGGCCGCCCGCCGTCGGCAGCAGTTTATTTCCTTTATTAACGGATTTTCCCTGTTGGGCATGGCACTGGGTGTGCTGGCGCTGATTGTGGTCACCTCCGTGATGAACGGCTTCGACCGGGAACTGAAAACCCGGATTCTGTCCGTGGTGCCGCACGGTTTCGTGATCAATGACGACGGACTTTCCGATTGGCAAACCGCCGCGCAGGCGGTGCGCGAGCAACCCCATGTTGTGGCGGCCAGTCCCTTTGTGCGCGGTTTCGCGCTGGTCGGCGCCAATAACCAGTCCCACGGAGTTGAGTTCCAGGGCGTGGACCCGGTCGCCCTGCGCGAGGTGTCCGCCGTCGGCGAACACATGCTGATGGGTAGCCTGGATGCCCTGGCATCGCGCAGCTACAACATCGTCCTCGGGCGTATTCTCGCCCGCCAGCTGGGGGTTATTCCCGGCGATTCCGTCATTCTCACCCTGCCCGAAGTCACCATTACCCCTGCGGGTATCTTCCCGCGCACCAAGCGTTTTACCGTGGCCGGTGTGTTTTCCGTGGGTGCCCAGGTGGACCAGAATATGGCGCTGATGCATCTGGACGATGCCGCGCGCCTGTTGCGCATGCCCGGCAAGGTGCAGGGCCTGCAGCTTAAATTCGACGACATGAACAATGCGCTCGGCCGGGTTGAGGGCTATGCGGCCTCCCTGGGCGAAGGCTTTGAAGGCGAGGACTGGAGTCATTCCCAGGGGAGCCTGTTCCAGGCGGTGAAAATGGAGAAAACCGTTGTCACCCTGATGCTGATGATCATCGTCGCCGTGGCGGCGTTCAATATTGTGTCTGCGCTGGTGTTGATGGTGGCAGACAAGCGCTCAGATATTGCAGTGTTGCGCACCCTCGGTCTCACCTCCCGGCAGATCATGGCGGTGTTCGTGGTGCAGGGCAGTGCCATTGGCATTATCGGCGCCCTGATCGGCGGTTTACTCGGCACGCTGATTGCGCTCAACCTTACCGATCTGGTGTCGTGGATCGAGAGTGTGGTGGGCGCGCAGATTTTTGATCCGCGTGTCTTCTTTGTCAGCTTCCTGCCATCGGAATTCCGCACCGGGGATGCGGTTATGGTGTTGAGTGCCGCGGTCATCATGAGCCTGCTGGCCACACTGTTCCCCGCCTGGCGCGCCGCACAGATCGAGCCGGCAGAAGCGCTCCGCTACGAATAA